The window GTGGGTGACAGCGCCATCGCACTAGGTGTTGATTCTCAAACTCGTTTACCTCTTCACAGAACTCAATCGCTTTCCGTAGACGATGTCTCAGTTTACTCCTGGCTTAAGTTGGTTGATGTCACCTCTCCTACACATAACGTTAGTTGGATCTGGTTGACTCCGCAGAAGCATATTTACTACAACACCTCTGACATTATTCCAGATCCTGGAAAGGGGAGGAGCTGGTCTGAGTATTATGTGTGGTCTTGGATTGATGTTCGAGGTCACGTTCCGTCTCAACTAACTGGTGTATGGGTGGTAGAGGTCTTCGTCGATGGTGTAAAGGTGCTGGTTCAGAGCTTCTCCATCAGAGACGATACGCCTCTCAGCCAACCAGTGTATGGGTTTTCTTGGCCATCTTACAACATAGAGGTATATGTTCACTCTGGTCCGTCTTATGCACGCCAAGCCGTCATTAACGCAATGAGGCAGTGGAACTTTAGCCAGATCTGGTTCCAGACCACATACGGCCTACCTTCAAGACCGACCTACAGCCTGATTGTTTCAGACAATCCATCAGCACCTATTCAAATATACTTTAGCGAGACTCAGACGACAGAAGACTGGGGGTACGCGCGCTACAAATACTGGTATAACTCTACAGGATACTTCACTAACGTGACGTGCTCGATATCGGTAATCCTATCTCTAAAGGATGGGCGTGAGCTGAATGATGTTGCGATAGAGAATGTTGCTCTACACGAGCTTGGACACGCCCTAGGCTTGGATCACGTTCAGAGAATGGGTGATTTGATGAATCGTATAACCGGCAACTTCTACGATATACATTACCCAACGACACTGAACCTCTACACCCTCTACCAGCTTTCAAACATACACAAAGTCAACGCCACCTTAAAATCATACACCCTACCGAGCTTCATAGATTACACCACATCACCACCATTTGGAGCTGAAGCAGAGCAAGCGTGGACAGGTGCTGCTGCCACTGACAACAATGGTATGGTCTCTTTCAATATTGCTGGCAGGTACGTAACTTTCAGATTTATTGATGAGACGACAGGCAATCCCGTTCCAGGGGTTTCGGTCGGATTTGCGCTCGATAATAAGACAAAGTCGCGGGGCGTACTCTTTGCTATTGATCCACAGGGGCGATTCCTACCATACATCGTAATACTAGAAGGAAGCGGAAACGTGGTCAAGACATCTATGTCAAGCGGAAATGTAGTTAATACATCTTTATTCAGCACCACAGACGAAACTCCACCACTCGTCGCTTTATTTCTTCCAAAAGGTCCACAAACCGTGATGGGAAAAGTTCTCCTGGACTGGTTGCCAAAAACGGTAGAAAAAGTCTTATCAATTAAGGACATCGCTGTGTTAGCCGCAAAGGTCCTTGACCAAAGCGGACTGCCCTTGGGAGAGTATGCTAAGAAGCTGAGCATTTCTGAGACAAGGACATTGACATATGATGAAGCGTGGAGCGAGCTGAAAGCAGACATAAAGGATAGAGTTAAGGAGTACTTGCTCTTCTTCACGCAACCGGAGTTTCTTGCTACTGCAGGACGAAGTATACCTGACCTAAAAGGTGTGATAATTGATGCGGCATCGTTTGCTTTGGACGCAAATGCAATACTAGCGTGTGACCCCAACCATATGGTCGAGGTGACTGAAGTCAACAAGATTATGAAGTTTTATAAGATCGTACCAATAGATTCGAGTGAGTGGGACACAGCTCTTGTTCGCTTATCCGCAACCGATCAATACGGGCAGTCTCTGACCCAAGGCTCATTAGATCTCGTCAGCACAAGCGATATCGGCCTTGGTTTCAGCACCACACTCGATAGCTCTGGCAAAGCCACAATAGAAGTTCCTAAGGGCAAGTATGCTATTAGGGTTAGCTCACCAGGCTACTCCTCGGTTACCCAAGAGGTGATAATCGAGGAAGCAGGAAACAGTTTGTCAGTGGCACTAAAGGCAGCGGCTGAGGCAAAGTTACAGGAAAAGTGGAGAGGAACTACGTGGACAGGGTATTTTACGTTAGAGTTTCAGAAGGGAGCAGGGAATGGGAAAGGCACAGTCAACCTCCTAATTTACAAACAAAGCGATGACCAAATAGAAGGTTTGATCAGCTTTAAAGTTGATTTCTTACAGCCTGAGAGCCCTGAAGTATTAAGCTGGTTGAGCGGTCTAACCGGGCCTGTAATCGGGAGGGTAAGTGAAAAGTTAGTGCCTGGAGGCAAGATCACGCAGGTAGATATGGTGATTGGCTGGGGAGGGTTGCCTGTCTCTGGGACCTACGACACGCAAACTATGGAGTTGAACTACCAAGAAAAAGATCTCAAATTGAGGATTATCCTTACCCGTGAGGAGATTATCCCAGCGCCTGGGCCTGAGGTAGGCGCTGAATTTAAGGTGAGTAACCTAATGATTAACCCCACCGAGGTTATCGCAGGAGAAGCCGTAGAAATCTCCGTAACCGTTACTAACGTAGGAAAACAGTCAGGCGAATACAGCGTAACCCTCACTATCAATGGGGTAGTAGAAGATGTTAAGACAGTCAGCCTTGCAGCCGGGGAATCCAAGTTAGTAACGTTTAGCGTAGCAAAAGATGCGGCTGGGATATATAATGTTGACGTTAATGGATTATTAGGAAGCTTTAGAGTTGAGGATGTATTCAAGCTCTCGGTCTTCCCCACAAGCCAACAGGAGGTTAAGGAGGGTGACACAATCAATGGCGGTTCTTGGACTTTTAAGATCAGTTGGGCGAGTAAAGTACCTAAGCCTGTTAAGTTAGAAGTCATTGAGATAACTGGAGGGACTTCGCCTGGTTTTCCAGATTACAAGATAAGAGGGGAGTGGTGGGGAAACCCGACGAAGGGAGTTGCTAAGGAGGAGTCTGCAGGGCTTACACTTTACGCTGATCGTCTCCCAGAGGATGTGGGGCACGTATATCCAGTTGGTGAATATGAGGTCACGATCAGAGCTACTGCCATCAATTCCGCCTATTCGAAGCCCCAGTATGTGACTGTATCTTTGAAAGTTCTTCCATGCTCCTCGAGTTGGGCCTTAGCTCTCCCAGCCGAGAGGGTAGGAGACTACCGTCTTGCTTTGGGGCCGATACCGAAGAATGCCAGCGCAGTTTGGGAGCCGGCTAAAAGCCAATCCAGTTTCAAAGCTGATGATGAACCCTCGATAGTTTCGTGGATAAGATTCGAAAACATCTTCCCCTCGAAGAAGGAGTTTAACGTTCCTGATCACGTGGTGAGATGGGAGTGGATTAACCCTGATGGAGATTTAGTTCGAACAGAAACCAAGTTCATCCCTACTACTCCAAAGCGTTGCCAATTTTGGCTCAAGTATAACGTCTTTGATGAGCTACCCAGCTCTAATTTTGCTGACAGCCCAGGTAAATGGACCGTTAAAGTCTATTTCGATGATACGTTAAAGCTAACCCAAAACTTCGAAGTTGAGGCACCATTTGACTTCAGTGTTTCGGTAAATCCTTCTGAGAACACGGTCGTCAAGGGAGGTTCAGCTACCTACACTATAACCGTCACCCTAGTTAGTGGAAAGGGGATGCTAGTTACTTTGGGTACACCAGAAGAGGATGACCTCAGATTCAGCCTTAACCCATCCTCAGGTATACCGCCCTTCACCTCTACACTAACAGTATACACTCATAAAGAGACTGAAGCAGGTCGATGGCAATTTACATTGTATGGTAAGGGTGGGGGTAAGGTTCATGGAACAGATAAGATCTATCTGACAGTGAAGGAGGCTGAGGTTGAGGTGCCCTTCGACTTCAGCGTCTCTGTCAGCCCTGCTGAGCTGAGCGTTGTTAAAGGTAGTTCGGTTTCATACAAAGTTATGGTCTCGTTGGTGAGTGGGGAGCCGAAGCAGATTACCCTCTACGCACCCAAGTCAGATGAGAAGCTCGCCTTCCAGCTTAACCCGTCCTCAGGCACACCACCTTTCACATCCACATTAACGGTATACACTTCAAACGCTACCGATGCTGGTAGATGGTCGTTTAAGATAGTTGCTGTAGGAGAAGGTGTGCACCACGAAACAGACAACATCTACCTGACCGTTGAGCCCATACAGGTCAGCAAATGTATCATTGCAACCGCAGCTTACGGCTCTGAGCTCAACCCTCACGTTCAGTTCCTAAGAGGATTCAGGGAGAACGTTGTCCTTAAAACATTTGCAGGCAGCCAATTCATGAATGTCTTTAATGCTTGGTACTACTCTTTCAGCCCAAGTGTTGCGGCATACATCTCCTCACAAGACTCTTTGAAGGCTGTTGTGAGAGGCATCCTCTACCCACTCCTCGGAATACTACACTTAGGTGTTATCGTGAACAACACGCTGACCTTCAACGGTGAAGTAGGTATCGTAGTAACAGGCATAGTGGTAAGCGCTTTGATAGGATTCATATACTCCACACCACTAACCTTAATCCCGCTCTACGCAGCTAAGAAGTGGAGGAAGAATGCGCTGAAACTTAGCAGGCTTAAGATTCTCCTACCGCTTTGGATCACAAGCTTGATGACGATTCTCTTAGGGGAAGCGATCCTATCGCCAACCCTGATGATGATCGGCACCGGACTCCTAGTATTACTAACAGTAACCTTAGCTTCACTAGCGACAAGCATCTCAGCACTTAAAGCAGCCTACAAGATATCACACCGGTAATAACAAAATCGGCTGGTGTGGGATAATGTTGACAATTCTGAAACTAGGATCTAGGTGGGCCTTTCTTAAGCTCCACCCCTATCTATTTTCTACTCTACCTCATTTTTCTATGACTTTGTAAACCTTTTTCAGTTTATCGATCGTCTCCTTCAACGTAGCCTCGCTCAGACCAAGCTCTTCACTCGCCTGAGGAATAGAGACCTCTCCACCATGTCTATTAACGTAATCTAATACCCTCCAGAATTCAACCCCATAACCCCAATTCGTCTTCCAACCATAGGGAGAGGGATCCCAATCAACATCCCCTTTTCCGACGAGAGAGCGAGCCTTCATCTCTTTGTCAGGTTCCACGAGGATGTATCTACGTTCAATCTTCCAAATCGAACCCCTAGCAATTTCCTTCCAAACAGCCCCGCAATTTCTACATCTGACATAAGGGGTTAGGAACCTACGGGTAGCCTCGTAACCCAAACCAGAGCTGCAGATCGGGCAGGTTGGGAAGGTTCTTCTAAACTCATCGGCCTCAAACGCTCCAGCAGGAGTAGTCTTCCCAAACCGAATCCTCGGTCTACGCCTAGCCAACATAAAGTAAATGGAGAAAAGAATAACAATACCTAAAATTGAAAGTATTAGCACAATAGTAGAATCGCCAATCTCCGCTTCAAGGCTATCCCAAAGACCAGGAAGATAACTAAAACCAGAGCCGAAAAGAATCGCTAGGGCCGCAAATATCCGCTTCAATTCCTCAGGAAGACCGTAGCGGATAGATTCCGGAGGACCAGCAACTATCCAGTATATCAGAAGAACAACGGCTAAGTCGACAAGAACAACTATGATTACTGTGAGAATCTTTAGCTTTAACGGGAGGTTTTTCCACATCTTGCTAGGGGCCATCTCTTCCGTTTCACTTGTTGCTGAGGCTTTAGCCTCTGATTTGGCTTGTTGCTTCTGAACACCTCCCAACGTTTTAAGAGCCATAGCGTATATGTTACATCACATCATATTTGACCTTTACCATTCGGTAGAAGTCATATCTTCACGCCGTGAAGTAAACGCTAATAGTTTTGCCTCTATCTATTTACTATCTGGCTTTCTGCCAGGTTTCTGCTAGGGGAAGGTGCCGCCTGGGTTGGGGTTCGGTAGTGGGAACCCATCTGAACCATAGATGGTAAGCACAGCGCTGAGGTCGAGGTACCCCGGATCTGTGGTTAGTAGGTTGATTGCCTTACAGCCCTCATCGGCCCTAAGCCCGCTGTAGAGGATGAATCTTATCGCCTTATAGTAGCGCGCTGGGAGCTTCTCTTCAGCCTCCTTCAGCCAAGATAACGCTTCTTCAACCCGATTCCCGCTTATGAGTTCTCTGATCAGCTGCTCGATGATGTTACGATAAGGTTTTAGTGTTTGGTGCTTTCTTTGGTTGTCATGTGTCTCCTTATGGTAACATCATCAGCTGCTCCTTACCCGGGTTCGCCCACTTCAACCCTACTTCGCTTTTGATCCTCTTCCAGACTTCGTAGCAGCCGAGGAACTTAGAGAGGGCCGCTAAAGCCCTCATAGCGTGGTTGCGGACGTGCGGTGTTAAACCGTGAAGATCACTCGCTTTCGAAGGGTCGCTCAAAACGTAGAAGAAGCGCCTACCATACAACTTTAAGTTGACAGCGGTCCTCGAAGCATATAGCTGATCAACCCATTTATCGAAAGCGCCCCAATCAAGTGTTGCTTGGGAGGACGCAGCTTCTAAACCGTTACAAAAGGTTGTAACAACCGGATCTGTTGACGACTTTGTGTTAAACATATACGAAGTTTAGTGGGCCAGGCAGTATCCATACCCTGCAGGGTATGAGCACAGCTGGAAGCAGATTAGTTGTTTGATCCCCTATGTTCTCCAGGTCTGCCATAGTCCCTATATGAGTCTATAAACGCGAAGCTCTTAACGAGCCTAGAATGCGGCTCCCTTAGCAGGTCCTTACAACAATAGCAGAACCTGATTTCCAATATGCTACTCATCTACTCTTTGTCTTGTAGATGTGTGTATTCGTTAGTGTGTTTTCCCGAAATGAGTATACCTCTTTCTAGATCTTTTGGGCAGGGTATATTTCACCTGATTCTTCGTCTGTGATGATGTCATCCTTAGGAATCTTCCTTATGAAGGCTTGGTAGGGGTTTCTATCATCTTTAGGTTGAGGTGCCTCTTCATATTGTACCAGCGGATCGACCACAGGGTATACTAATTACAGGAAAATAGAGGTGTATTCGTTAGATCAAAGTTTATGCTAACGGTGTACATCATGTGTTTTAGAAGGTGAGAAGATGGGGAGAGAAGCAAATGAAAATATTGAGTTGCTCTTTAAAATGCATGAAGAGAATGAAGGATGGTTCTACACCAACCTCAAGGAGCTGGGTGAGAAATATGGCGATAAGTTCCTCGCCATCAAAGACAAGAACGTCTTAATTGCCACAGATACCATCGATAAGATACCAAGCTTCCTTGAAAAAAGCATCGACGTTAATCGGATCTTTATCACCTCTATCACGCCGAAGGGCGTGGCTTCATTCTGTGAGGGGAGAACACGTCAGAATCCCACTAAAGATACGCATACGCTTCGGTCAGCCCCAACCATTCGTCTCAATCGTCATAAACGCCAAGTACCATATTCAACCAGTTCCGATTTTACTTTTAGTAGATACTGGCAATCCCTGGACGGCACTAACACCTTCCGATGCACGCTTTAAAGAAAGCAGCCGAGTATCCAGACGTACTATTTGCAGGTCAAAGATTTTGGAGACTGTTATTGAACGAGGTAAACTTGTATCCAAAAGAAGAAAGAGGGAAAGTGGTGGCATTTAATCTGCCTTCAATTACTGTTCTGAAGGCCACGAAAACAATACCTCCGGAAGAATTCAAAAGGGTTCCTAGCGTTTTGGGGGTCGACTTTATAGATACGCACAGGTTCTGCTTGCATTTTAATCCAAAGATAGGAGAAGCTTTTCTTCTGAGCGATCAAATTTAACCTTTGAGGGTATAATCCAAGCCTCTTGAAAGTGGTTAGAGTAGCCATAGAATTTCGAAGTATAAATCACAATCGACTATGAAGTTGTATAAAAAGGGAGCCGTATCGAGGTGCATACAAAGGCCCCTAGATGACTACAACGATATCCCTTACCCGAGCTTTCTCGATAAAGGTCGCTCTCTGAGAACCAGCTTGAGAACCTTCCTTTATTGGCAGTCGTAGCTCTCAGAGCGATCTTGCGACAGTGGTTCAACGGATCGATGTAGAGGTTCCTCCGCTTAATGAAGCGGTAAAAGTGCGGTTAGGTTTGTTTTTCTGTTTCTGTTCGCAAAACAAGCTGATTTTTCCGACGACTCGGCTGTAGCCCTCAACCGTATGCCTCTATTACGCTCTTTCTTCTTCTGAAGTTCAGCCAAGCCTCTATGTACTTCTCGATAGCTTCTCTATATAGCGGATCTGCCCACATCTCTTCCAGCCTCTCACACTCCCTGTATGAGCCTATGAAGCCGAACACTCTAGACAACTCCAAATATAGCTCGCTTTTCTCAGACTCAGGTAAGGAGACATGCAGTTCTCTGAGGATCCTATCGAGCATAAGTATCGACAACCAGTAGCCCCCCACTGCATCTACGTTAGCCTCCCCTATTAGTATCTTCCCGTTGCAGATGATTAGCATCACTCGTTTAGCTAGATTTCACCAACATTTATTATGTGACATCGTGGGGGTTCTTATGTGCTCTTCTGCTTCGATCTACTTAGGGGCACCTGCAGCTACTCCTCAGCTTCTTCATCGGCTTCCTCAATAATATCGAGGAGATCGTTCCACCATTCTTCAGCTTCGTAATATAGGTATCTAACCCCATCCTTCAACCAGCTCACCGATACGTAAGCGGTTTTACCGACATACTTCCTATAGGATTCTAATACCTCGTTTCTTCTAGCTACCCTATCCTTTTCGTCAGGGTTTTTGATGCCGTCAACGTTACGCTTCCTTAGATCTAGAGTGTCATCGTCTAGATCGAACCAATCGATGACGATCAGCCTTACACCCTCAGCCTTCGCCACCCTAAGAAAATCCCTCAAATCACCCTTACTCCTATCCCACCTCACCGTTATATTGAACGGATACGCAACATACCCATAAAACACGTTAAAGCCAAGGCTCCTAACATAGCCGGCAACCTGCTGAGCGTCCACCATCACAGAGCAATCCATCCCATCTAACCCATATATATTTTAGGGTGCTTGGCTCACGCTGAAGGATAAGACAGGCTCTAGGGAATTTGTAGCTGAATTCGACGGAAGCGAGCTGGACGCTGCTCGGAAGAATCACGCCGAGTTCATCAAGAGATACCCGTTCAAGGAGCACCTGCTCTTTTACGACGCCGCTGATCTTCTCCTAAATCTCCTATTACTTGCTTAATCTGATTTATGTTTCCACTCCCACACGCTACGTCGCAGTAGAGGTGGCAGGCGTTAACCTGAAGTAAACCGATAGCTGAAGGCTTCTATTGCTCTCTTCCGCCCCTTAGCCTCTATACGCTTGCCCACTTCTTTCTCGTATTTGTAGTCTAGTTTCTCTACGATGGCTCTTCTTGCCTCTGCTTCTAGGTGTTCCTTTAGGTTTGTGTAGAGGGCTCTGGCTTCGTGTGGTGTTTTGGGTCTGAGCGGTATTCTTTCAGCTACGTATTCGACTATCCTTGGGTCGCCTCTTAAGTAGAGTATCCTGCCTAGCTTCACGAGTTTCCGAAGATGTCGTAGGAGCTATACTTTTTCTTCAAACCTTTGGTGAATTGCGCCACCGCTACTTCTTCAGGTAAGGCTGCGGTTAGCGATATTC of the Nitrososphaerota archaeon genome contains:
- a CDS encoding matrixin family metalloprotease — translated: MGDSAIALGVDSQTRLPLHRTQSLSVDDVSVYSWLKLVDVTSPTHNVSWIWLTPQKHIYYNTSDIIPDPGKGRSWSEYYVWSWIDVRGHVPSQLTGVWVVEVFVDGVKVLVQSFSIRDDTPLSQPVYGFSWPSYNIEVYVHSGPSYARQAVINAMRQWNFSQIWFQTTYGLPSRPTYSLIVSDNPSAPIQIYFSETQTTEDWGYARYKYWYNSTGYFTNVTCSISVILSLKDGRELNDVAIENVALHELGHALGLDHVQRMGDLMNRITGNFYDIHYPTTLNLYTLYQLSNIHKVNATLKSYTLPSFIDYTTSPPFGAEAEQAWTGAAATDNNGMVSFNIAGRYVTFRFIDETTGNPVPGVSVGFALDNKTKSRGVLFAIDPQGRFLPYIVILEGSGNVVKTSMSSGNVVNTSLFSTTDETPPLVALFLPKGPQTVMGKVLLDWLPKTVEKVLSIKDIAVLAAKVLDQSGLPLGEYAKKLSISETRTLTYDEAWSELKADIKDRVKEYLLFFTQPEFLATAGRSIPDLKGVIIDAASFALDANAILACDPNHMVEVTEVNKIMKFYKIVPIDSSEWDTALVRLSATDQYGQSLTQGSLDLVSTSDIGLGFSTTLDSSGKATIEVPKGKYAIRVSSPGYSSVTQEVIIEEAGNSLSVALKAAAEAKLQEKWRGTTWTGYFTLEFQKGAGNGKGTVNLLIYKQSDDQIEGLISFKVDFLQPESPEVLSWLSGLTGPVIGRVSEKLVPGGKITQVDMVIGWGGLPVSGTYDTQTMELNYQEKDLKLRIILTREEIIPAPGPEVGAEFKVSNLMINPTEVIAGEAVEISVTVTNVGKQSGEYSVTLTINGVVEDVKTVSLAAGESKLVTFSVAKDAAGIYNVDVNGLLGSFRVEDVFKLSVFPTSQQEVKEGDTINGGSWTFKISWASKVPKPVKLEVIEITGGTSPGFPDYKIRGEWWGNPTKGVAKEESAGLTLYADRLPEDVGHVYPVGEYEVTIRATAINSAYSKPQYVTVSLKVLPCSSSWALALPAERVGDYRLALGPIPKNASAVWEPAKSQSSFKADDEPSIVSWIRFENIFPSKKEFNVPDHVVRWEWINPDGDLVRTETKFIPTTPKRCQFWLKYNVFDELPSSNFADSPGKWTVKVYFDDTLKLTQNFEVEAPFDFSVSVNPSENTVVKGGSATYTITVTLVSGKGMLVTLGTPEEDDLRFSLNPSSGIPPFTSTLTVYTHKETEAGRWQFTLYGKGGGKVHGTDKIYLTVKEAEVEVPFDFSVSVSPAELSVVKGSSVSYKVMVSLVSGEPKQITLYAPKSDEKLAFQLNPSSGTPPFTSTLTVYTSNATDAGRWSFKIVAVGEGVHHETDNIYLTVEPIQVSKCIIATAAYGSELNPHVQFLRGFRENVVLKTFAGSQFMNVFNAWYYSFSPSVAAYISSQDSLKAVVRGILYPLLGILHLGVIVNNTLTFNGEVGIVVTGIVVSALIGFIYSTPLTLIPLYAAKKWRKNALKLSRLKILLPLWITSLMTILLGEAILSPTLMMIGTGLLVLLTVTLASLATSISALKAAYKISHR